From Oryza sativa Japonica Group chromosome 4, ASM3414082v1, one genomic window encodes:
- the LOC136356177 gene encoding putative disease resistance protein RGA4, protein MEEIEGNLLESSIGWLADTIVENLDNDKFGAWISQVGLADDTEKLRSEVERVEVVVGAVKGRAIANKPLARSLGRLREVLYDADDAVDELEYYRLQHQLQGDSCADEHGVEQAARPSCNAGIASSSGGKKRSKAWEDFDITEKENGKAVKARCIHCHTVVKCGSDKGTSVLHNHLKSDNCKKKREAIGPPPDPSSAGEGAPNAPGNSVGRKRMRMDGTSTLHEAVSTHPWNRGELSNMIQHMTHQLQEAVNGVMRLCGYASLNQRCESTPLAPNAITSSYPLEPKMYGRDAEMESIKNLIMGNKSNDITVLPIVGIGGIGKTTLSQHVYNDPEIGNQFEIKIWVHVSDKFDVVRITREILGCVSNRSYQGISNFNMLQQDLEKHMKSKKFLIVLDDVWDVTTEDCWNKLLGPLRPNHVNASEVTGNMIIVTTRILTVAQRCGTAGSINLEALEDGDIWSLFKAYAFSTDQHGSNQNLENLGRKTIKELKGNPLAAKTVGSLLRRNLTEDHWINIIENKEWQSLKHTDGIMHVLKFSYDYLPNQLQQSFSYCSLFPKGYSFSKAQLIKIWIAQGFVEKSSEKFEHKGWEYLTELVNSGFFQQAESWWSSSVVFVMHDLMHDLARLVSQTECATIDGSECRELAPSIRHLSIVTNSAYCKYQNGKLSRNEEFEKSLMKVMSRSKLRTLVLIGQYNHHFFKSFQDAFREAQHLRLLHITAAYADLDSFLSSLANTTHLRYLRFKNKESHGAFHLLLERVTHEALPHALSKCYHLQVLDIGSYGSPLIPDDINNLVSLRHLAQKGVCSSIASIGEMASLQKLTNFKVENSIGFEITQLQCMSEPVEPGVSRLENVTTQQEASGASLKSNHCLEGLHLFWKGVRNGYDSDGNRYDSGGSSENECDGNMISEPSMHSETEGERLQMSDSNGAPSLDHILDIASEELEGLEPHHNLKYLRISWYNGTKAPTWLSTSLTYLQTLRLENCAEWHTLSLEGLSLLRKLVLIEMKNASVLSIRSPQDIILIGMQNLHTCSCTSMVDFNSSLRILKIKRCPVLKVFPLFENCRNLGCSWLPHLSNLTIDDCPDFTVPHPFPPSTTVSEFFINGISTLPTMRSNEGIFYIRSNSFSDKLTAMDKTVLPYHNLSRFVTTLHISQCRNLRYISLEGLRQLIHLKRLKIDECQNLFSSDVPQEPTSTREDMVAGIGNRNDRPSLELVSITECGITGKWLSQILQHVQGVQELTLRNCLARIHRFSCRITPPSLTQEVGDLALYSHHKVARRGPPTISGRTRYQFMQQRANLPMQNATKQSEQKVNSHAPCHAAKWPTGKYETGDEKQRKLVKYPTSARACPMDLCAEILALVKEKRPSVTNAWMIKEVDWGPN, encoded by the exons ATGGAGGAGATAGAAGGTAATTTGCTGGAGTCCTCGATTGGATGGCTGGCGGATACCATAGTGGAGAACCTGGACAACGACAAGTTTGGCGCGTGGATTAGCCAGGTCGGGCTCGCCGATGACACCGAAAAGCTCCGGTCTGAGGTCGAgagggtggaggtggtggtcggTGCTGTCAAGGGGAGGGCGATCGCGAACAAACCGCTGGCCCGATCACTCGGTCGTCTAAGGGAGGTGCTgtacgacgccgacgacgcggtCGACGAGCTCGAATACTACAGGCTCCAGCATCAGCTCCAAGGAG ATTCATGCGCGGATGAACATGGAGTAGAGCAAGCAGCGAGACCGAGTTGCAACGCTGGCATAGCGAGTAGCAGTGGTGGCAAAAAACGATCCAAGGCTTGGGAGGACTTCGATATCACGGAAAAGGAAAACGGAAAGGCGGTGAAGGCCAGATGTATCCACTGTCACACGGTGGTCAAGTGCGGTTCCGACAAAGGGACGTCAGTTTTACACAACCATCTGAAGAGTGACAATTGTAAGAAGAAACGTGAAGCAATTGGTCCGCCACCAGACCCTTCCAG TGCCGGTGAGGGTGCACCAAATGCACCTGGTAATTCAGTTGGCAGAAAAAGGATGAGGATGGATGGCACTTCAACACTCCACGAGGCAGTTAGCACGCATCCTTGGAACAGGGGTGAACTCTCCAACATGATCCAACATATGACTCATCAGTTACAAGAGGCTGTAAATGGGGTTATGAGGCTATGTGGGTATGCAAGTTTAAATCAGAGGTGTGAGAGTACACCCCTGGCCCCAAATGCAATAACATCATCTTATCCTCTTGAGCCCAAAATGTATGGGAGAGATGCAGAGATGGAATCCATCAAAAATCTAATCATGGGAAATAAATCCAATGACATAACCGTCCTACCAATTGTAGGCATAGGAGGGATAGGGAAAACCACTCTGTCCCAACATGTTTATAATGATCCGGAAATCGGAAATCAGTTTGAGATCAAGATATGGGTCCATGTATCTGATAAATTTGATGTGGTTAGGATCACAAGGGAGATTTTAGGGTGTGTCTCCAACCGAAGTTACCAAGGAATAAGCAACTTTAACATGCTTCAGCAGGATCTTGAGAAACACATGAAATCTAAGAAGTTTCTGATTGTTTTGGATGATGTCTGGGATGTCACTACAGAAGACTGTTGGAACAAACTACTGGGTCCTTTAAGACCTAATCATGTGAATGCATCAGAAGTGACAGGTAATATGATCATTGTGACAACTCGAATACTGACTGTCGCTCAAAGGTGTGGAACGGCAGGATCAATAAATTTAGAAGCTCTGGAAGATGGTGATATATGGTCACTATTTAAAGCATATGCATTTAGTACTGATCAACATGGTAGTAATCAAAATTTAGAGAATCTTGGGAGGAAAACAATTAAGGAGCTAAAAGGCAACCCCTTGGCAGCAAAAACTGTGGGCTCCCTACTACGAAGAAATCTTACTGAAGACCATTGGATCAACATTATAGAGAACAAAGAATGGCAATCCCTGAAACATACTGATGGCATCATGCATGTGCTGAAGTTCAGTTATGATTATCTACCTAACCAGCTACAGCAATCTTTCTCTTATTGTTCTCTTTTCCCCAAGGGTTACTCTTTCAGTAAAGCACAACTGATAAAAATATGGATTGCTCAAGGATTTGTGGAAAAATCCAGTGAGAAGTTCGAGCACAAAGGATGGGAATATCTAACTGAGTTGGTGAACTCGGGTTTCTTTCAGCAAGCTGAAAGTTGGTGGTCTTCATCAGTAGTTTTTGTTATGCATGATCTTATGCATGATTTAGCACGACTGGTTTCACAAACAGAATGTGCAACTATAGATGGATCAGAGTGCAGAGAGTTAGCACCGAGTATACGTCATTTGTCGATAGTAACTAATTCTGCATACTGCAAGtatcaaaatggaaaattatctCGTAATGAGGAATTTGAGAAAAGTTTGATGAAAGTTATGTCAAGGAGTAAGTTGAGGACATTGGTACTAATTGGGCAATATaaccatcatttttttaaatccTTCCAAGATGCTTTCAGGGAGGCTCAGCATTTGCGACTGCTGCATATCACTGCAGCTTATGCTGATCTTGATTCCTTCCTTTCCAGTTTGGCGAACACTACCCATCTCAGGTATCTAAGATTTAAGAACAAAGAGTCCCATGGAGCTTTTCATCTTCTCTTAGAAAGAGTGACCCACGAAGCTTTGCCCCATGCTCTGAGCAAGTGCTACCATCTTCAAGTACTAGATATTGGTTCATATGGAAGTCCCCTTATACCTGATGACATAAATAATCTTGTCAGCCTGCGGCATCTTGCCCAAAAGGGAGTGTGTTCTTCCATTGCTAGCATAGGAGAAATGGCCTCACTTCAGAAGCTAACAAATTTCAAGGTTGAGAATTCTATTGGCTTTGAGATAACACAACTTCAATGCATGAGCGAGCCCGTAGAACCGGGTGTGTCTCGACTTGAAAACGTTACAACTCAGCAAGAGGCCAGTGGAGCAAGCCTGAAAAGCAACCATTGCTTGGAGGGACTACATTTGTTCTGGAAGGGTGTACGGAATGGATATGACAGTGACGGGAATAGATACGACAGTGGTGGGAGCTCTGAAAATGAATGCGATGGTAACATGATATCCGAACCTTCTATGCACTCAGAAACAGAAGGGGAGAGATTGCAAATGAGTGATAGCAATGGTGCCCCTAGTTTAGATCATATTCTAGACATAGCAAGTGAGGAGCTTGAAGGTCTTGAACCCCATCACAACCTCAAGTATCTACGGATATCTTGGTACAATGGAACTAAAGCCCCAACTTGGCTTTCCACTTCACTTACCTATCTGCAAACACTTCGTCTAGAAAATTGTGCAGAATGGCATACACTTTCTTTAGAAGGGCTATCATTGCTTAGAAAGCTTGTGTTGATCGAGATGAAGAATGCATCGGTGCTCTCAATCCGTTCACCGCAGgatattattttaattggaatgCAAAACTTGCATACGTGCTCTTGCACTTCCATGGTGGACTTCAACTCCAGTTTAAGGATCCTGAAGATTAAAAGGTGCCCGGTTCTGAAGGTCTTTCCGTTGTTTGAGAACTGCCGTAACTTGGGGTGCTCATGGTTGCCCCACCTCAGCAACCTCACCATCGATGATTGTCCTGATTTCACTGTGCCTCATCCTTTTCCCCCTTCAACTACTGTTTCAGAGTTCTTCATCAATGGAATTTCAACACTTCCAACGATGAGGTCAAACGAAGGAATATTTTATATTAGGAGTAACTCATTTTCTGATAAGCTGACAGCGATGGATAAAACAGTGTTGCCCTACCACAACCTTAGTAGGTTTGTAACTACTTTGCATATATCACAATGCCGAAATCTGAGATATATTTCGTTGGAAGGACTCAGGCAACTGATCCATTTGAAGAGGCTGAAGATAGACGAGTGTCAAAATCTTTTCTCTTCAGATGTTCCGCAAGAGCCTACTTCTACCCGTGAAGACATGGTAGCTGGAATTGGAAATCGCAATGACCGCCCATCTCTTGAACTTGTCAGTATTACAGAATGTGGAATAACGGGGAAGTGGCTATCTCAGATACTGCAACATGTGCAGGGCGTACAGGAATTGACATTAAGAAATTGCCTGGCG CGAATTCATAGATTTTCCTGCCGGATTACACCGCCTTCCCTCACTCAAGAGGTTGGAGATTTGGCATTGTACTCGCATCACAAGGTTGCCAGAAGAGGGCCTCCCACCATCTCTGGAAGAACTCGATATCAATTTATGCAGCAAAGAGCTAACTTACCAATGCAGAATGCTACCAAGCAATCTGAAC AGAAAGTAAATTCGCATGCGCCGTGCCACGCCGCCAAATGGCCAACAGGAAAGTACGAGACTGGAGATGAGAAACAGAGAAAACTAGTGAAGTACCCTACAAGCGCACGTGCATGCCCGATGGATTTGTGTGCTG AGATACTTGCTTTGGTgaaggaaaagagaccgagcgtaacgaatgcatggatgatcaaagaagttgattggggaccaaactaa
- the LOC136356178 gene encoding uncharacterized protein gives MFKALFLMVDEEEPLQLETEINQETRTKNQTLGRIGRREEKEERLKSEKVASGGDGRRRGERRVVGAPSNPSHVRVKEQPLSEGAKSVAEDAGDDADSGRREDELEAAEGEVVRRATRPVKINLKYYGPDWAVMSQESKLDVLLRTIEENEKKRMEAEARTRDDLADLKKMVEICLPKMEEKVEKLSESVQTLSHKVELMEGGAIKQETAADASAQGTPWLHGKRNPPPISPSPFSPDSTMWKSNCEQYFDIYGINPMHWVKVATLNFSGNAAFWLQSIRSQIMGITWQTLCDLICARFTRDIQEALIRKWFHAQQNSTVTEYVEQFDSIMHQLMAYDSALTPVYFVTKFIEGLRDDVRGAVMLQRPQDLDSACSIALLQEEILESNKSTTHRRSDNHIAFRPVPKLNNYVPVPPGQRSVAVSAHDDKKGVESAKSREDKFASLKSYRRAKGLCFVCGERWGRDHKCATSVQLHVVQELLEAMRSECNSDDILTAKDPIESVEAIDGGLMAISQQALWGTHSFIDESIGSKLVGLIPLSRSVTVKIADGGTMKCTQQILGCRWWTQGHYFKSDFKLLNLGSYDAILGMDWLEQFSPMQVDWVNKWLEVVIDGQPVRLYGVTHQTDRCSSITPDQFNPRPKGLPPKRICDHHIPLLPGSKPVNLRPYRFNPALKDEIEAQISEMLQSGVIQPSQSAFASPALLVRKKDGTWRLVIDYRQLNAITVKCSYPMPVIDELLDELPGAKWFSKLDLRAGYHQIRMKEGDEYKTGWLSSDKDEGRR, from the exons ATGTTCAAGGCCTTGTTCTTGATGGTGGATGAGGAGGAGCCCTTGCAGTTGGAGACGGAGATAAACCAAGAAACAAGGACCAAGAACCAAACCCTAGGTAGGataggaagaagagaggagaaggaagagagACTCAAAAGTGAGAAGGTGGCCAGCGGAGGAGACGGTCGCCGGAGGGGAGAGCGCCGCGTCGTCGGAGCGCCGTCGAATCCCAGTCACGTCCGTGTCAAGGAGCAACCACTGTCCGAGGGCGCTAAGTCAGTTGCAGAAGACGCTGGAGATGATGCTGATTCCGGAAGGAGGGAAGATGAACTTGAAGCAGCTGAAGGAGAAGTGGTGCGCCGTGCAACAAGGCCCGTCAAGATAAACCTGAAGTACTATGGGCCTGACTGGGCCGT GATGTCGCAGGAGAGTAAACTTGATGTCTTGTTGAGAACTATTGAGGAGAATGAGAAGAAGAgaatggaggcggaggcgaggactCGGGATGATCTCGCTGATCTGAAGAAGATGGTGGAGATTTGTCTTCCCAAGATGGAGGAGAAGGTGGAAAAACTCAGCGAGTCCGTGCAGACACTAAGCCACAAGGTGGAGCTGATGGAAGGTGGCGCGATCAAACAAGAAACCGCTGCAGATGCTTCAGCACAAGGAACTCCATGGTTGCATGGTAAGCGGAATCCTCCTCCCATCTCACCTAGTCCATTTTCTCCGGATTCTACT ATGTGGAAGAGCAATTGTGAGCAATACTTTGATATCTATGGTATTAATCCTATGCATTGGGTCAAGGTGGCCACACTCAATTTCAGTGGTAATGCAGCATTTTGGCTTCAGTCGATCCGTTCTCAAATTATGGGTATTACTTGGCAAACTCTGTGTGACTTGATCTGTGCTAGATTCACTAGAGATATACAGGAAGCACTAATTAGAAAATGGTTCCATGCGCAACAGAACAGCACAGTCACTGAATATGTTGAACAATTTGACAGTATCATGCACCAGCTAATGGCATATGACAGTGCTCTCACCCCTGTGTATTTTGTTACTAAGTTCATTGAAGGGCTCAGGGATGATGTCAGGGGTGCAGTTATGCTACAGAGACCCCAGGACCTTGACTCAGCTTGTTCAATTGCCTTGCTCCAAGAAGAAATCCTGGAAAGTAATAAGTCTACTACACACAGAAGGTCTGATAATCACATTGCGTTCAGGCCAGTACCAAAACTCAACAATTATGTGCCAGTGCCTCCAGGACAGAGATCTGTAGCTGTTAGTGCACATGATGACAAAAAGGGAGTGGAATCTGCTAAGTCCAGAGAGGACAAATTTGCTTCTCTTAAGTCTTACAGAAGGGCTAAGGGTCTTTGTTTTGTCTGTGGTGAAAGATGGGGGAGAGACCATAAATGTGCTACTTCTGTCCAGCTCCATGTTGTCCAAGAATTATTGGAAGCAATGCGCTCTGAGTGTAATTCTGATGACATCCTGACAGCTAAAGACCCTATTGAATCAGTAGAGGCAATTGATGGAGGATTGATGGCTATATCTCAGCAAGCTTTGTGGGG TACACACTCCTTCATAGATGAGAGCATTGGCAGCAAGCTTGTGGGCCTCATTCCTTTAAGTAGATCTGTAACTGTGAAAATAGCAGATGGTGGTACTATGAAGTGCACACAGCAAATTCTGGGGTGTCGTTGGTGGACTCAAGGTCATTATTTCAAGAGCGACTTCAAGCTGTTGAATTTGGGCTCTTATGATGCTATTCTTGGCATGGACTGGCTAGAACAATTTAGTCCTATGCAGGTGGATTGGGTTAACAAATGGCTAGAGGTTGTGATTGATGGGCAGCCTGTCAGACTGTATGGTGTTACTCATCAAACCGACAGATGCTCCTCTATTACTCCTGATCAAT TCAATCCTAGACCCAAGGGATTACCCCCAAAGAGAATATGTGATCATCACATTCCTTTACTTCCTGGGTCCAAGCCTGTTAACCTTCGCCCTTATAGATTCAATCCAGCCCTCAAGGATGAAATTGAGGCACAAATTTCAGAGATGTTGCAAAGTGGTGTTATCCAACCGAGTCAGAGTGCCTTTGCATCTCCAGCCCTTCTAGTCAGGAAGAAGGATGGCACTTGGAGGCTAGTAATTGATTACAGACAACTGAATGCCATCACTGTCAAGTGTTCCTACCCCATGCCTGTGATTGATGAATTGCTAGATGAATTACCTGGGGCTAAATGGTTTTCAAAACTTGACCTTAGGGCTGGTTATCATCAAATAAGGATGAAGGAAGGAGATGAATATAAAACAggctggttatcatcagataaGGATGAAGGAAGGAGATGA